CGGGTTAGAAGGAGTAATAAACTATTTAGAGAAAAGAAAACAGGTTGAACTAGAAATAGTCAACAAATTAACTATAAATAAATTACTTTTAAATAATTCTTCGTTTGATTGGAAATCAATTTATAAAGAAATTAGAATATTTATAGAAACAAAGTTGTAAAGTTATTAAAGAGGTCATATTCTTAATCTGCTAAGTTCAATTCCCGTACCTTGTGTTGAGCAGCTTTTTTTAAAACAAAATACTATTTGATATTCCACAAAATGGCACACTTCTTGAAGTAGGTGTGCCATTTTTAAAATTGAAAGGCTAAGTATTAGTTTGTGAACATATCGGGGTTCATGAAAAGGATAATAATTTGACGAAAGCAAAAACTAAAAATACAAAGAATTTGAATGGATAAAACTTAATTTCTTTGGGAAAGGAACTTTACAATGAAAGAAAACTTACCTCATTATTTTTTAGCCATACCATTATCCCGGGACATCAAATCATTATTATATGCGTTTACGACTTCGTTAAAAAAAGGAAAGATCCAATTTAAGCAGTGGGTTTCACAAGAGGACTATCATATTACTCTGTGTTTTTTAGGGCCTTCAAGTGTGCAGCAACTAGAAATCTTGGATTCTCACATTCAGCAAATAACAAGTAAATACGCTCCTTTTTCTCTGAAATTATCTGATATTCGTACATTTGGACTTACAAACACGCCCCGTGTACTTTGGGTAAATGTATTAACTGGCGAAGAACTATTCGATATGCAAAAAAAAGTGAAGGAAGCATGCAAAACAGTAGGTTTCCGTCTTGATGAACGTCCTTACACACCACATATTACATTAGCAAAAAGATGGAGTGGTGATTCTCTATTTCAAATAAATCAAATGCCGTCATTAAATACAATGGATTGGATTTGTAATAAAATCATACTTTATCAAGTTGACCCTCGGCGTAAGCCAAGATATATTCCCGTTTATGAATTTCCACTTGATTCATAGTCAGCTTTATTGCAATGACAATAAGTAAAGCCTATGTAAGCCTCCTAAAATCACTACTAAATAAAGGAAAGTGTTTAATCTATTTTGATCAATCTTTCTTTCAAAACGGATTACGATGTATATGATTTTCGTTGGACTAAGTATAGGTGCTTCATTTCCAGTACTTAACTTATCTGCTTTACAAAATATTGATGGTCGATATAAAGGGATTGGGGTATCGCTTCTTTCCTTTTTCAGAACGATAGGTGCTGCAATTGGAGTCACAATTTTTGGAGCGATTCAATCACAATATTTCAGCAGTAAGATGGAAGGTTCATTTGGTCAAAGCGATTCTACTCTTACGGGAGATGCAACTAGTTTATTTGCTCCTGAGAACAGGGAGCTCATCCCTGAGGATTTATTAAAAGTAATCACTACCTTTTTGGCAGATTCAATTTCTAATTTATTTTTTTGGTCGATTTTCTTGCCGCTCCTTGCTTTCTTTTTTGTTATGATGATGGGAAAGGAACGTTTGAAAGTAGCAGAGAAGAAGAAAAAGCCGGAAGAAGCATTGACGTAAGTGAAGTGAATGCAGTGACTCTTATTTAAATGTATGAGTATATTTTTAACAGTTGCAAACATGATAAAATGGTATAATGAACATGTTCAACAATCTTATATATTTTTAAAGTAAAGGGGTAATAAAATGAGGGGGACGGTTTCACTTTATCGTTATTTATTCCGGACAATAATACTCATCATTTTTGGAGGTGTATTATTAGGGGTTTCTATTGGAATTATAATTGATTTACAAGGGAAATTATTTTGGTTGAATACGATTGGAATAACAGTCGGTGGAGTGATCATAGGTTCTGCCATAACTATACTAAACTTTAAAAGATTTATAATGCCTATGAAGGATATTATAGATGGAGTCAATCAGATGGCCGCAGGTGATTTGTCTTCTAAGATTAATGTGGAAAAAATAGGGGAATTAAAGCCGATCGGGATAGCGATGAATGAGATGGCTAATCAATGGAAGGATCTAATACATAAAATTTCTCAAGTTTCTAACCAGGTAACTGATCAATCAAATGAACTATCTGCAATTACTGAACAGAATTATCAGTCGATTGATGAAATAACAAAAGTGGTTCAAGAAGTAGCTTTTGGATCAGAAAAACAGGTTATGAAAATTACGGATACTTATCATTCTGTAAATGATATTTCAGAAGGAATTGGTCAAATCACTGGATCAATCCAATCTATATCTGAAATGACAAAATCAACAAATGATAAAGCAGTAGACGGAAATCAGGTTGTACAAGCAGGCATGGCGCAAATGAAATCTCTAGAAGAGAAAGTAGCTTATACTTCAAACATAGTGAAATCCTTCGATGAAAAGTCACAGGAGATCGGCAAAATCATTACGATGATTACAGATATTTCTCAGCAAACGAATCTTTTATCCTTAAATGCTTCCATTGAAGCTGCACGTGCAGGCGAACATGGAAGAGGTTTTGCTGTCGTTGCAGGAGAAGTAAGAAAACTAGCAGAACAGTCAGCAAAAGCGTCTGAAGATATTAGTAAGTTGATTCAAGAAATCCAAGATGAAGCGGGACAGGCTGTGACAGCAATAGCAGAAGGAAAAGCTTCTTTTGATCAAAGTTATTCATTGGTTGGGGGAACCGGGCAAACCTTTAATGAGATTGTGAATAAAATTCAAGAAGTATCTCATGAATTTCAAGATGTGTCAGCAACGATGCAGCAGATGCATGCAGGATTCAAAGATATGATTGATTTGGCTAAAGAGGTTGTAGAAGTGTCTGATAGTTCATCTGCTAAATCACAACAAATTTCTGCTTTAACGGAAGAGCAAAATGCTTCTACTGAAGAAATATCAGCTTCTGCAAATCAACTAAATACTTTAGCATATGATTTACAGGAAATGATTCAGAAGTTTAAAGTGTAATGAAATAGTAAATAAAGGTTATCCTTTCTGTTAATAATAACGATAAAGGATAACCTTTTTAATTGATATTACTCAAAATTGATACCTGTTTTCAGTAAGCTTTGTGCTATTAATAACGACTGCCAAATGTTGAATCAGCAAGTTCATTTAACTTTTTTAAGTC
The window above is part of the Chengkuizengella sp. SCS-71B genome. Proteins encoded here:
- the thpR gene encoding RNA 2',3'-cyclic phosphodiesterase; its protein translation is MKENLPHYFLAIPLSRDIKSLLYAFTTSLKKGKIQFKQWVSQEDYHITLCFLGPSSVQQLEILDSHIQQITSKYAPFSLKLSDIRTFGLTNTPRVLWVNVLTGEELFDMQKKVKEACKTVGFRLDERPYTPHITLAKRWSGDSLFQINQMPSLNTMDWICNKIILYQVDPRRKPRYIPVYEFPLDS
- a CDS encoding HAMP domain-containing methyl-accepting chemotaxis protein gives rise to the protein MRGTVSLYRYLFRTIILIIFGGVLLGVSIGIIIDLQGKLFWLNTIGITVGGVIIGSAITILNFKRFIMPMKDIIDGVNQMAAGDLSSKINVEKIGELKPIGIAMNEMANQWKDLIHKISQVSNQVTDQSNELSAITEQNYQSIDEITKVVQEVAFGSEKQVMKITDTYHSVNDISEGIGQITGSIQSISEMTKSTNDKAVDGNQVVQAGMAQMKSLEEKVAYTSNIVKSFDEKSQEIGKIITMITDISQQTNLLSLNASIEAARAGEHGRGFAVVAGEVRKLAEQSAKASEDISKLIQEIQDEAGQAVTAIAEGKASFDQSYSLVGGTGQTFNEIVNKIQEVSHEFQDVSATMQQMHAGFKDMIDLAKEVVEVSDSSSAKSQQISALTEEQNASTEEISASANQLNTLAYDLQEMIQKFKV